A region of Ochrobactrum quorumnocens DNA encodes the following proteins:
- a CDS encoding acetyl/propionyl/methylcrotonyl-CoA carboxylase subunit alpha, translating to MFKKILIANRGEIACRVIRTARKMGIITVAIYSDADTNALHVEMADEAVHVGPAPSAQSYLNIQAIIKAAMDTGAEAIHPGYGFLSENAGFVDAVEAAGLVFIGPSAKAIRAMGLKDAAKALMEKAGVPVVPGYHGDNQDGVFLKNKADAITYPVLIKARAGGGGKGMRRVNQGADFATALESARREAQASFGDDAVLVEKYMTKPRHIEVQVFGDSFGNAVHLFERDCSLQRRHQKVIEEAPAPCMTEEMRAAMGEAAVKAAQAIGYSGAGTVEFIADVSEGLRADRFFFMEMNTRLQVEHPVTEAITGLDLVEWQLRVASGEALPKRQDELTINGWAFEARLYAEDPARDFLPATGKLALFAPPENARVDSGVRTGDTITPFYDPMIAKIITHGATRDEALNRLDIALGKTRIAGLVTNRQFLSDLCKLEAFRKGDVDTGLIARETAVLFRDEKPSEIAFALAVLGALDLLNAPQESDPWARLPGFRLWGDASHSVLLDHHGERQLVRFTIKGSRHFDFVFGGLEVCSYDNGLVRFAIDGRVAAASVLRIGHDVTVQFEGYDTIFHHVQSVSGQEEASGESRILSPMPGLIRLVSVVEGANVAKGDRMVTMEAMKMELSLTAPRDGKVASVSVAAGDQVNEGALLIELEEEHG from the coding sequence ATGTTCAAAAAGATACTGATTGCCAATCGCGGAGAAATTGCCTGCCGGGTTATCCGCACCGCACGCAAAATGGGCATTATCACTGTCGCAATTTATTCCGATGCAGACACGAATGCGCTGCATGTCGAAATGGCCGATGAGGCGGTGCATGTCGGCCCGGCACCGTCCGCGCAAAGCTATCTCAATATCCAAGCGATCATAAAAGCTGCCATGGATACCGGAGCAGAAGCCATCCATCCGGGTTATGGTTTCTTGTCTGAAAACGCAGGCTTTGTGGACGCAGTCGAGGCCGCGGGGCTTGTCTTCATCGGCCCTTCGGCCAAGGCTATCCGCGCCATGGGCTTAAAAGATGCCGCCAAGGCGCTGATGGAAAAAGCAGGTGTGCCTGTCGTGCCCGGCTATCACGGTGACAATCAGGACGGCGTTTTTCTTAAAAATAAGGCTGATGCAATCACCTATCCGGTGCTCATCAAGGCGCGGGCTGGTGGCGGCGGCAAGGGTATGAGGCGTGTCAATCAGGGCGCGGATTTCGCAACTGCACTTGAAAGCGCTCGGCGCGAGGCGCAAGCTTCGTTCGGCGATGATGCGGTGTTGGTCGAAAAATACATGACCAAGCCGCGCCATATCGAAGTACAGGTCTTTGGCGATAGTTTTGGCAATGCCGTGCATCTGTTTGAGCGCGATTGTTCGCTGCAACGCCGCCACCAAAAGGTGATCGAGGAAGCACCTGCCCCCTGTATGACGGAAGAGATGCGCGCTGCGATGGGCGAGGCTGCGGTCAAGGCCGCACAAGCTATTGGCTATAGTGGTGCGGGTACGGTGGAATTCATCGCCGATGTGTCGGAAGGACTTCGCGCCGACCGCTTCTTCTTCATGGAAATGAATACGCGGCTACAGGTTGAGCATCCTGTGACGGAAGCAATTACCGGACTTGATCTGGTCGAATGGCAGTTGCGTGTGGCATCAGGCGAAGCTTTGCCGAAACGTCAGGACGAGCTTACGATCAATGGCTGGGCTTTCGAGGCACGGCTTTATGCGGAAGATCCGGCGCGCGATTTTCTGCCCGCAACAGGCAAGCTTGCACTGTTTGCACCGCCGGAAAATGCACGTGTCGATTCAGGTGTGCGTACGGGTGATACGATCACGCCGTTCTACGATCCGATGATCGCAAAGATCATCACCCATGGAGCAACGCGCGACGAGGCGCTGAACCGGCTCGATATAGCGCTGGGCAAAACTCGTATCGCCGGACTTGTCACCAATCGGCAGTTCCTGTCCGATCTTTGCAAGCTTGAGGCTTTCCGTAAAGGCGATGTCGATACTGGCTTGATTGCACGTGAGACGGCCGTTCTGTTCAGGGACGAGAAGCCTTCCGAGATTGCTTTCGCACTGGCTGTACTCGGTGCGCTCGATCTTCTCAATGCACCGCAAGAAAGCGATCCCTGGGCGCGCCTGCCGGGCTTTCGTTTGTGGGGTGATGCATCGCATTCGGTTCTGCTCGATCATCACGGCGAGCGCCAGTTGGTGCGCTTCACCATCAAAGGCAGTAGGCATTTCGACTTCGTCTTTGGCGGTCTCGAAGTCTGCTCGTACGACAATGGTCTGGTTCGGTTTGCTATTGATGGCCGCGTTGCTGCGGCGTCTGTTCTGCGTATCGGTCACGATGTAACCGTGCAGTTTGAAGGCTACGACACCATATTTCATCATGTGCAGTCTGTCAGTGGGCAAGAGGAAGCTTCAGGCGAAAGCCGCATTCTATCGCCGATGCCCGGATTGATAAGGCTGGTTTCGGTTGTCGAAGGAGCCAACGTCGCCAAAGGCGATAGGATGGTCACGATGGAAGCCATGAAGATGGAGCTTTCACTGACAGCGCCGCGTGATGGCAAGGTCGCGTCTGTAAGCGTTGCTGCGGGCGATCAGGTCAATGAGGGTGCGTTGTTAATCGAACTGGAGGAAGAACATGGCTGA
- a CDS encoding carboxyl transferase domain-containing protein, with amino-acid sequence MPVLKSEISTRSTTFEANRKAMLAAIDVVAEASQLAIDGGGEKARERHVSRGKILPRDRVAQLLDPGSPFLEVGLTAAHGTYEGAAPSGGIITGIGRVSGRECMIVCNDATVKGGTYYPITVKKHLRAQEIAGENRLPCVYLVDSGGANLPNQDEVFPDRDHFGRIFYNQAQMSAAGIPQIAVVMGSCTAGGAYVPAMSDETVIVRNQGTIFLAGPPLVKAATGEVVSAEDLGGGDTHTRLSGVADHLANDDAHALQIARAIAANLNREKRGFIPRGDGAPPLYDPEEILGVVSADTRIPYDVREVIARLVDGSDFDEFKARYGTTLVCGFASVYGMPVGIIANNGVLFSEAALKGAHFIELCCQRNIPLVFLQNITGFMVGRKYEAEGIAKNGAKLVTAVATANVPKITMLIGASYGAGNYGMAGRAYSPRFLWTWPNSRIAVMGGEQAAGVLATVKRDGIERTGGSWSAEEEAEFKRPTLEMFERQSHPLYASARLWDDGIVDPRKSREVLGLSLSATLNAPVELTRFGLFRM; translated from the coding sequence ATGCCGGTTCTGAAATCAGAAATCTCGACCCGCAGCACCACTTTTGAAGCCAATCGCAAGGCGATGCTGGCGGCGATCGATGTCGTAGCGGAAGCGTCTCAACTTGCCATCGATGGTGGCGGCGAGAAAGCGCGTGAACGCCATGTTTCGCGGGGGAAAATTCTGCCACGTGACCGCGTCGCGCAATTGCTTGATCCTGGTTCGCCTTTTCTGGAAGTAGGGCTGACAGCAGCTCACGGCACGTATGAGGGTGCAGCGCCTTCAGGCGGCATTATCACCGGCATCGGGCGTGTATCTGGCCGCGAATGCATGATCGTCTGTAATGATGCGACGGTGAAGGGCGGCACCTATTATCCTATCACCGTGAAAAAGCATCTGCGGGCGCAGGAGATCGCTGGCGAAAACCGCCTTCCATGCGTCTATCTGGTCGATTCAGGCGGTGCGAACTTACCTAATCAAGATGAGGTATTCCCGGATCGCGATCATTTCGGGCGCATCTTTTATAATCAGGCGCAAATGTCGGCGGCGGGCATTCCGCAAATCGCCGTGGTCATGGGTTCTTGCACGGCAGGCGGTGCGTACGTGCCTGCCATGAGCGACGAGACAGTGATCGTGCGCAATCAGGGCACCATCTTTCTGGCGGGTCCACCGTTGGTCAAAGCTGCAACCGGAGAGGTGGTGAGCGCGGAAGATCTCGGCGGTGGTGACACGCATACAAGGCTTTCCGGCGTTGCCGATCATCTGGCCAATGACGATGCGCATGCGCTGCAAATTGCGCGTGCGATTGCTGCTAATCTCAACCGCGAAAAGCGCGGGTTCATTCCAAGAGGCGACGGCGCTCCCCCGCTTTATGACCCGGAAGAAATCCTGGGCGTCGTTTCCGCCGATACGCGCATTCCCTATGATGTGCGCGAGGTGATCGCACGTCTGGTCGACGGTTCCGATTTCGATGAGTTCAAGGCGCGCTACGGCACCACGCTTGTGTGCGGTTTTGCTAGCGTCTACGGTATGCCGGTTGGCATTATCGCCAATAATGGCGTGCTGTTTTCTGAAGCAGCACTCAAGGGCGCGCATTTCATCGAGCTTTGCTGCCAGCGTAATATTCCGCTGGTTTTTCTGCAAAACATCACCGGCTTCATGGTTGGGCGAAAATATGAGGCCGAAGGCATAGCCAAGAACGGGGCCAAGCTGGTGACGGCAGTTGCGACCGCCAATGTGCCCAAAATCACCATGCTGATTGGCGCCTCCTATGGCGCGGGCAATTACGGCATGGCGGGGCGGGCTTATTCGCCGCGCTTTTTGTGGACATGGCCGAACAGCCGCATCGCGGTGATGGGCGGCGAACAGGCGGCAGGCGTGCTGGCAACGGTCAAGCGTGATGGGATTGAACGAACCGGCGGTAGCTGGTCGGCAGAGGAAGAAGCGGAATTCAAGCGCCCAACACTGGAAATGTTCGAGCGCCAAAGCCACCCGCTTTATGCGTCGGCAAGGCTTTGGGATGACGGTATTGTCGATCCGCGCAAGAGCCGCGAAGTGCTCGGTCTTTCACTCTCTGCAACGCTGAATGCGCCGGTTGAGCTGACGCGTTTCGGCCTGTTTAGAATGTGA